A single bacterium DNA region contains:
- a CDS encoding nuclear transport factor 2 family protein has protein sequence MSELPGPDSEHPAQRAAWRSMDAVLRGDKQTWVDGFADDGIVEDPVGKSILDPEGKGHRGKEKIEAFWDKNIAAARPVFQLQHSIVSGDECANIGTLMIQFENGMLTKLFGVFVYRVNDEGKVLSLRTYWEPSKMEMIPPPEFPRGSGSSD, from the coding sequence ATGTCCGAACTTCCCGGTCCCGATTCAGAACACCCCGCGCAACGGGCGGCCTGGCGTTCGATGGACGCCGTCCTGCGCGGAGACAAGCAGACCTGGGTCGATGGTTTTGCCGATGACGGGATTGTCGAGGACCCCGTCGGCAAGTCGATTCTCGATCCCGAGGGCAAAGGACATCGAGGCAAGGAAAAGATCGAAGCGTTCTGGGACAAGAACATCGCCGCCGCGCGTCCCGTGTTTCAGCTTCAGCACTCGATCGTCTCGGGGGATGAGTGCGCCAACATCGGCACGCTGATGATTCAATTCGAAAACGGAATGCTCACCAAGCTCTTTGGCGTGTTCGTGTACCGGGTGAACGACGAGGGCAAGGTCCTGTCGCTGCGCACGTACTGGGAACCGTCGAAGATGGAGATGATCCCGCCGCCCGAATTTCCGCGCGGTTCGGGATCCTCGGACTGA
- a CDS encoding MaoC family dehydratase, translating into MSGKYFEELQVGDVFNHQPGRTITETDNLLFSTLTMNPQPLHLDAEYAASAEFGQILVNSLFTLGLLVGLSVGDTTLGTTVGNLGFEKVEFPKPVFLGDTLVARTEVVDRRESKSRPEWGIVTFEHRATNQRGEIVARCRRAAMMRRNTAVA; encoded by the coding sequence ATGTCCGGAAAGTACTTCGAAGAACTCCAGGTCGGCGATGTATTCAACCATCAACCCGGCCGAACCATCACCGAGACCGACAATCTGTTGTTCTCGACGTTGACGATGAACCCACAGCCCCTGCACCTGGACGCGGAGTACGCCGCGAGCGCGGAGTTCGGCCAGATTCTGGTCAACAGCCTGTTCACGCTCGGGCTGCTGGTGGGGTTGAGTGTCGGCGACACGACGCTGGGGACAACGGTCGGCAATCTGGGTTTCGAGAAGGTCGAATTTCCCAAGCCGGTCTTCCTGGGCGACACACTCGTGGCGCGGACCGAAGTGGTCGATCGCCGCGAATCCAAATCGCGCCCCGAATGGGGCATCGTTACGTTCGAGCACCGGGCGACCAATCAGCGCGGAGAGATCGTGGCGCGCTGTCGGCGCGCGGCCATGATGCGCCGCAACACGGCGGTGGCCTGA